The following are encoded in a window of Pseudomonas sp. JQ170C genomic DNA:
- a CDS encoding protein-glutamate methylesterase/protein-glutamine glutaminase, which translates to MAVKVLVVDDSGFFRRRVSEILSADPTIQVVGTATNGKEAIDQALSLKPDVITMDYEMPMMDGITAVRHIMQRCPTPVLMFSSLTHEGARVTLDALDAGAVDYLPKNFEDISRNPEKVKQLLCEKVHTISRSNRRVSAYASPTPAPQSVAHVQPSVSSLGASPAPRPAAPVRSTAAATSPAPKRKPYKLVAIGTSTGGPVALQRVLTQLPANFPAPIVLVQHMPAAFTKAFAERLDKLCKISVKEAEDGDMLRPGLALLAPGGKQMMVDGRGAVKILPGDERLNYKPCVDITFGSAAKSYGDKVLSVVLTGMGADGREGARLLKQGGSTVWAQDEASCVIYGMPMAIVKANLADAVYSLDEIGKHLVEACV; encoded by the coding sequence ATGGCAGTCAAGGTCCTGGTGGTGGATGATTCCGGTTTCTTCCGCCGCCGTGTCTCGGAAATTCTTTCAGCGGACCCGACTATCCAGGTCGTCGGTACCGCAACCAACGGCAAGGAAGCGATCGACCAGGCACTGTCGCTCAAGCCCGATGTCATCACCATGGACTACGAAATGCCCATGATGGACGGCATCACCGCAGTGCGACACATCATGCAGCGCTGCCCGACCCCGGTGTTGATGTTCTCCTCGCTGACCCACGAAGGCGCCCGCGTCACCCTCGATGCGCTGGATGCCGGCGCGGTCGACTACCTGCCCAAGAACTTTGAAGACATCTCGCGCAACCCCGAGAAGGTCAAGCAACTGCTGTGCGAAAAGGTCCACACCATTTCGCGCAGCAACCGGCGTGTCAGCGCATATGCCAGCCCCACGCCCGCCCCGCAGTCAGTGGCCCACGTCCAGCCAAGTGTCAGCAGCCTGGGCGCCAGCCCGGCACCACGCCCTGCGGCCCCGGTGCGCAGCACTGCGGCCGCGACGTCGCCGGCACCCAAGCGCAAGCCCTACAAGCTGGTGGCCATTGGTACCTCCACCGGTGGCCCGGTGGCACTGCAACGGGTACTGACCCAGTTGCCGGCCAATTTCCCGGCGCCGATCGTGTTGGTCCAGCACATGCCGGCGGCCTTCACCAAGGCCTTCGCCGAGCGTCTCGACAAGCTGTGCAAGATCAGCGTCAAGGAAGCCGAGGACGGCGACATGCTGCGCCCCGGCCTGGCCCTGCTGGCTCCGGGTGGCAAGCAGATGATGGTGGACGGCCGCGGTGCGGTGAAGATACTGCCCGGCGACGAGCGCCTGAACTACAAGCCCTGCGTGGACATCACCTTTGGTTCGGCAGCCAAGTCCTACGGCGACAAGGTTCTGTCGGTGGTGCTCACCGGCATGGGCGCCGATGGCCGTGAAGGCGCGCGCCTGCTCAAGCAGGGCGGCAGCACGGTGTGGGCCCAGGATGAAGCCAGCTGCGTGATCTATGGCATGCCCATGGCGATCGTCAAAGCCAACCTGGCCGATGCGGTGTACAGCCTGGACGAGATCGGCAAGCACCTGGTCGAGGCCTGCGTCTGA
- a CDS encoding CheW domain-containing protein, with product MNRPLQLASGPQLALQSYLDGLLYEATEALELPEPAAESDDFEAAVLEEQVRDAKVASAPVAVAVEAVPLRVFAPEPPVLSADMPEVDPVPAAVEPLVDVHLPASISQPVPPVTVDGRPAWAGEPFECLLFDVAGLTLAVPLVCLGSIYSLEGHELTPLFGQPDWFLGILPSQGGNLKVLDTARWVMPDRYRDDFRQGLQYVISVQGHEWGLAVHQVSRSLRLDPNEIKWRSQRGLRPWLAGTVIEHMCALLDVAELAGLIASGAVKHMNISHK from the coding sequence ATGAACCGTCCATTACAGCTGGCCTCCGGCCCGCAGCTGGCCCTGCAGTCCTACCTCGACGGCTTGCTGTATGAGGCCACCGAGGCCCTCGAGCTGCCCGAGCCGGCAGCCGAGAGCGATGACTTCGAGGCCGCCGTGCTCGAGGAGCAGGTTCGCGACGCTAAGGTCGCCAGCGCGCCCGTCGCCGTCGCGGTAGAGGCGGTACCGCTGCGGGTTTTCGCGCCGGAACCTCCAGTGCTGTCAGCTGACATGCCAGAAGTTGACCCCGTGCCGGCTGCGGTCGAGCCGCTGGTGGACGTGCACCTGCCGGCTTCAATCAGCCAGCCAGTGCCGCCCGTGACCGTGGACGGTCGCCCGGCCTGGGCTGGCGAGCCCTTTGAGTGCCTGCTGTTCGATGTCGCCGGGTTGACCCTGGCGGTGCCGTTGGTGTGCCTGGGCTCGATCTACTCGCTGGAAGGTCATGAGCTGACGCCGCTGTTCGGCCAGCCGGACTGGTTCCTGGGCATCCTGCCGAGCCAGGGTGGCAACTTGAAGGTGCTGGACACCGCGCGCTGGGTCATGCCCGACCGCTACCGCGACGATTTTCGCCAGGGCCTGCAATACGTGATTTCGGTCCAGGGCCATGAGTGGGGGCTGGCGGTACACCAGGTCAGCCGATCGCTGCGTCTGGACCCCAACGAGATCAAGTGGCGCAGCCAGCGTGGCCTGCGGCCTTGGCTGGCCGGCACGGTTATCGAACACATGTGTGCATTGCTCGACGTCGCCGAACTGGCAGGGTTGATTGCCAGCGGCGCGGTCAAGCACATGAACATCAGCCATAAATGA
- a CDS encoding flagellar motor protein — protein sequence MDVLSLIGIILAFVAIVGGNYLEGGHLSALINGPAALIVLGGTLAAALLQSPMSAFKRALQIVRWIIFPPRVDLAGGIDRVVNWSLTARKEGLLGLEGVADAEPDPYARKGLQLLVDGAEPEAIRSILEVDFYTQESRDIQAAKVFECMGGYAPTIGIIGAVMGLIHVMGNLADPSQLGTGIAVAFVATIYGVASANLILLPVANKLKALALRQSRYREMLLEGLLSIAEGENPRSIELKLQGFME from the coding sequence ATGGATGTCCTGAGCCTGATCGGCATCATCCTGGCCTTTGTCGCGATTGTCGGTGGCAACTACCTCGAAGGCGGTCACCTGTCGGCGCTGATCAACGGCCCGGCGGCGCTGATCGTCCTGGGCGGTACCCTGGCGGCGGCATTGCTGCAGTCGCCCATGAGCGCCTTCAAGCGCGCGCTGCAGATTGTCCGCTGGATCATCTTCCCGCCCCGGGTCGACCTGGCCGGTGGCATTGACCGGGTCGTGAACTGGAGCCTGACCGCGCGCAAGGAAGGCCTGCTGGGCCTTGAAGGCGTGGCCGATGCCGAGCCTGACCCCTATGCGCGCAAGGGCCTGCAGTTGCTGGTCGATGGCGCCGAGCCCGAAGCCATCCGCAGCATTCTTGAAGTTGATTTCTACACCCAGGAAAGCCGCGATATCCAGGCGGCCAAGGTGTTTGAGTGCATGGGCGGCTACGCGCCAACCATCGGCATCATCGGTGCGGTCATGGGCCTGATCCATGTAATGGGCAATCTGGCCGACCCTTCGCAACTCGGTACCGGCATTGCGGTGGCCTTCGTGGCCACGATCTATGGCGTGGCCAGCGCCAACTTGATCCTCCTGCCAGTGGCCAACAAGCTCAAGGCCCTGGCCCTGCGTCAGTCGCGCTACCGGGAAATGCTCCTGGAAGGGCTGTTGTCAATCGCCGAAGGCGAGAACCCGCGCTCGATCGAGCTGAAGCTTCAGGGCTTCATGGAGTAA
- a CDS encoding protein phosphatase CheZ — MEQTQTSLGEFESTLKKHAQELVDSLERGKFGDAVQLIHQLNQTRDRGLYQEVGKLTRELHSAIVSFQIDPHMPQAEEVSQITDATERLSYVVKLTEGAANRTMDLVEASTPVLNELGEEARALSVDWQRFMRREVAAPEFRELAKRVDSFLTRSAEGNRKVAGHLNDILLAQDYQDLTGQVIKRVTALVTEVESNLLKLVLMASQVDRFAGIEHDHQQLRAEKDQEKHPARGEGPQIHADKREDVVSGQDDVDDLLSSLGF, encoded by the coding sequence ATGGAGCAAACACAAACATCCTTGGGCGAGTTCGAGTCCACGCTCAAGAAGCACGCCCAGGAACTGGTCGACAGCCTCGAGCGAGGCAAGTTCGGCGACGCGGTACAACTGATCCATCAGCTGAACCAGACCCGTGACCGTGGCCTGTACCAGGAAGTCGGCAAGCTTACGCGTGAGCTGCACAGCGCGATCGTCAGCTTCCAGATCGACCCGCACATGCCGCAGGCCGAAGAAGTGTCGCAGATCACCGATGCGACCGAGCGCCTGTCCTATGTGGTCAAGCTGACCGAAGGCGCGGCCAACCGCACCATGGACCTGGTCGAAGCCAGTACCCCGGTACTCAACGAACTGGGCGAAGAGGCGAGGGCGCTGAGCGTTGACTGGCAGCGTTTCATGCGCCGCGAAGTGGCCGCGCCGGAGTTCCGTGAGCTGGCCAAGCGCGTTGACAGTTTCCTGACACGCAGCGCCGAGGGCAACCGCAAGGTCGCCGGGCACCTCAACGACATTCTGCTGGCTCAGGACTACCAAGACCTGACCGGTCAGGTGATCAAACGCGTCACTGCACTGGTCACCGAAGTAGAAAGCAATCTGCTCAAGCTCGTGCTGATGGCCAGTCAGGTCGACCGCTTTGCCGGTATCGAACATGACCACCAGCAGCTGCGCGCTGAAAAAGATCAAGAAAAACATCCGGCCCGGGGTGAAGGTCCGCAGATTCATGCCGATAAACGTGAAGACGTTGTGTCCGGTCAGGACGATGTCGATGATCTGCTATCCAGCCTGGGTTTTTAG
- the motD gene encoding flagellar motor protein MotD translates to MARRRPPEEHENHERWLVSYADFITLLFAFFVVMYSISSINEGKYKIVSEALIGVFNDPERSMRPIPIGDERPLSVRPAEPLVKDSEQVDAGVAGASNDPLKSIADDVRDAFGDLIKSDQMTVRGNELWVEIELNSSLLFGSGDAMPSDIAFSIIEKVARILKPFANPVHVEGFTDDLPIRTAQYPTNWELSSARAASIVRLLAMDGVNPARMASVGYGEFQPIAGNDTAEGRARNRRVVLVISRNLEVRRSLTASGSANATPDAALKRAGTQTAPPAQSPPSGGSRVNPPSPNL, encoded by the coding sequence ATGGCGCGCCGTCGACCACCCGAGGAACATGAAAACCACGAACGCTGGCTGGTGTCCTACGCGGACTTCATCACCTTGCTGTTCGCCTTCTTCGTGGTCATGTACTCGATATCCTCGATCAACGAGGGCAAGTACAAGATCGTTTCCGAGGCCCTGATCGGCGTGTTCAACGACCCCGAGCGGAGCATGCGGCCGATCCCGATCGGCGATGAGCGTCCGCTCAGCGTCAGGCCCGCCGAACCCCTGGTCAAGGACAGCGAGCAGGTTGATGCAGGCGTTGCGGGCGCCAGCAATGATCCGCTCAAGTCGATTGCCGACGATGTGCGCGATGCCTTTGGCGACCTGATCAAGTCCGACCAGATGACCGTGCGTGGCAACGAACTGTGGGTGGAGATCGAGCTCAACTCCTCGCTGTTGTTCGGCAGCGGCGATGCCATGCCAAGCGACATTGCCTTCAGCATCATCGAGAAGGTGGCCAGGATCCTCAAACCCTTCGCCAACCCCGTGCATGTCGAAGGCTTTACCGACGACTTGCCGATTCGCACCGCGCAGTACCCGACCAACTGGGAGCTGTCATCGGCACGGGCGGCGAGCATCGTCCGCTTGCTGGCCATGGACGGTGTCAATCCGGCGCGCATGGCCTCGGTGGGCTATGGCGAGTTCCAGCCCATTGCCGGCAACGACACGGCCGAGGGGCGCGCGCGCAATCGGCGGGTCGTGCTGGTGATCTCGCGCAACCTTGAAGTGCGCCGCAGCCTGACCGCTTCGGGCAGCGCCAATGCCACGCCGGACGCGGCGTTGAAGCGTGCTGGCACACAAACTGCACCGCCAGCACAATCACCGCCGTCGGGGGGCAGTCGCGTCAATCCTCCGTCACCGAACTTATAA
- a CDS encoding ParA family protein, which yields MRVWAVANQKGGVGKTTTSIALAGLLAEAGKRVVVVDLDPHGSMTSYFGHNPDVLEHSCYDLFLHKGAVPEGLPGQLLLPTSDPNISLLPSSTALAVLERQSPGQSGLGLVIAKSLAQLWQDFDYAIIDSPPLLGVLMVNALAASQQLVIPVQTEYLAVKGLERMVSTLAMVNRSRKQALPYHIVPTLFDRRTQASMGTLRMLRDAYPETIWQGYIPVDTRLRDASRAGQTPSQFDGKSRGVVAYRALLKHLLTHNLAQQVA from the coding sequence ATGAGAGTCTGGGCAGTAGCCAATCAAAAAGGTGGCGTCGGCAAGACCACCACGTCCATCGCCCTGGCCGGTTTGCTGGCCGAGGCGGGCAAGCGTGTGGTCGTCGTCGACCTCGACCCCCATGGGTCCATGACCAGCTACTTCGGGCACAACCCGGACGTGCTGGAACACAGCTGCTACGACCTGTTCCTGCACAAGGGTGCGGTGCCTGAAGGCTTGCCCGGGCAACTGCTGCTGCCAACCAGCGACCCGAATATTTCCCTGCTGCCCTCCAGTACCGCGCTGGCCGTGCTGGAGCGTCAGTCGCCCGGGCAAAGCGGCCTGGGCCTGGTGATCGCCAAGTCTCTGGCGCAGCTGTGGCAGGATTTCGACTACGCCATCATCGACAGCCCGCCGCTGCTCGGCGTGCTGATGGTCAACGCCCTGGCGGCCAGCCAGCAGCTGGTGATCCCGGTGCAAACCGAGTACCTGGCGGTCAAGGGCCTTGAACGCATGGTCAGCACCCTGGCGATGGTCAACCGCTCGCGCAAGCAGGCCTTGCCCTATCACATCGTGCCGACCCTGTTCGACCGTCGCACCCAGGCCTCGATGGGCACCTTGCGCATGCTGCGTGACGCGTACCCGGAGACCATCTGGCAGGGCTACATCCCGGTGGATACCCGCCTGCGCGATGCCAGCCGGGCCGGGCAGACACCCTCCCAGTTCGACGGCAAGAGTCGCGGGGTGGTGGCCTACCGGGCACTGCTCAAGCATCTGCTGACGCACAACCTCGCCCAGCAGGTGGCCTGA
- a CDS encoding chemotaxis protein CheA: MSFGADEEILQDFLVEAGEILEQLSEQLVELESRPDDADLLNAIFRGFHTVKGGAGFLQLNELVECCHIAENVFDILRKGERRVDAELMDVVLEALDTVNSMFGQVRERTDVTPATPELLAALSRLAEPAGAEQAPAPVAEPVQETAPQAAAEADITDTEFEQLLDSLNAVKAEAEAQAQAPDAASDEITDAEFESLLDQLHGKGQFAPDSLAAPAAAEPVAAQGASDEITDDEFEALLDQLHGKGTFAVDALPAAAAQAPAPVAEPAADHISEHEFEALLDELHGKGKFTPDSVAPAASSTAAVAAKPVSAPAQAPVAAAKPAAAAAPAKAAAPAPARQASPAAEKHPASEAETTVRVDTARLDEIMNMVGELVLVRNRLVRLGLNSGDEAMSKAVSNLDVVTADLQTAVMKTRMQPIKKVFGRFPRLVRDLARQLKKEINLELVGEETDLDKNLVEALADPLVHLVRNAVDHGIETPEEREAAGKTRSGKVVLSAEQEGDHILLSISDDGKGMDANVLRAIAVKRGVMDKDAAERLSDTECYNLIFAPGFSTKTEISDVSGRGVGMDVVKTKIAQLNGSINIYSTKGLGSKIVIKVPLTLAIMPTLMVMLGNQAFAFPLVNVNEIFHLDLSRTNVVDGQEVVIVRDKALPLFYLKRWLVSSAAHEEQREGHVVILSVGTQRIGFVVDQLVGQEEVVIKPLGKMLQGTPGMSGATITGDGRIALILDVPSMLKRYAARRI; the protein is encoded by the coding sequence ATGAGCTTCGGCGCCGATGAAGAAATCCTTCAGGATTTTCTGGTAGAAGCCGGCGAGATTCTTGAGCAACTGTCCGAGCAACTGGTCGAGCTGGAAAGCCGCCCGGATGATGCCGACCTGCTCAATGCGATCTTTCGCGGTTTTCACACTGTAAAAGGGGGCGCCGGCTTCCTCCAGCTCAACGAGCTGGTGGAGTGCTGCCACATCGCCGAGAACGTTTTCGACATCCTGCGCAAGGGTGAGCGGCGCGTCGATGCCGAACTGATGGACGTGGTCCTGGAAGCCCTGGATACCGTCAACAGCATGTTCGGTCAGGTGCGCGAGCGCACCGATGTCACCCCGGCCACGCCTGAGCTGCTGGCGGCCTTGTCGCGCCTGGCCGAGCCGGCGGGTGCCGAACAAGCGCCGGCCCCTGTGGCCGAGCCTGTGCAGGAGACAGCCCCCCAGGCCGCCGCCGAAGCAGACATCACCGACACCGAATTCGAGCAGCTGCTCGACTCGCTCAATGCGGTCAAGGCCGAGGCTGAAGCCCAGGCCCAGGCACCCGACGCAGCCAGCGATGAAATCACTGACGCCGAGTTCGAGTCGTTGCTCGACCAACTGCACGGCAAGGGCCAGTTCGCCCCCGACAGCCTTGCGGCACCAGCAGCGGCCGAGCCGGTAGCGGCCCAGGGCGCCAGCGACGAAATCACCGACGACGAATTTGAAGCGCTGCTCGACCAACTGCATGGCAAGGGCACCTTTGCCGTCGATGCATTGCCTGCGGCGGCGGCCCAGGCACCTGCGCCAGTAGCCGAGCCTGCTGCCGATCACATCAGCGAACACGAATTCGAAGCCCTGCTCGATGAGCTGCACGGCAAGGGCAAGTTCACCCCAGACAGCGTGGCCCCGGCCGCGTCGTCAACCGCTGCGGTAGCGGCCAAGCCTGTCTCGGCTCCGGCCCAGGCCCCGGTGGCGGCTGCCAAGCCTGCTGCCGCTGCTGCGCCTGCCAAGGCGGCTGCACCGGCACCGGCCCGACAGGCGTCGCCCGCTGCCGAGAAGCACCCGGCCAGCGAAGCGGAAACCACCGTGCGGGTCGATACCGCACGCCTGGACGAGATCATGAACATGGTCGGCGAACTGGTGCTGGTGCGTAACCGCCTGGTGCGCCTGGGCCTGAACAGCGGCGATGAAGCCATGTCCAAGGCGGTGTCCAACCTGGACGTGGTCACGGCCGACCTGCAGACCGCGGTGATGAAAACCCGCATGCAGCCGATCAAGAAGGTCTTCGGTCGCTTCCCGCGCCTGGTACGCGACCTGGCCCGGCAACTGAAGAAAGAGATCAACCTTGAGCTGGTCGGTGAAGAAACCGACCTCGACAAGAACCTCGTCGAGGCGCTGGCCGACCCGCTTGTGCACTTGGTGCGCAACGCCGTCGACCACGGCATCGAAACCCCCGAAGAGCGCGAAGCCGCCGGCAAGACTCGCAGCGGCAAGGTGGTGCTGTCGGCCGAGCAGGAGGGCGATCACATCCTGCTGTCGATCTCCGATGACGGCAAGGGCATGGACGCCAACGTCCTGCGCGCCATTGCGGTCAAGCGCGGGGTGATGGACAAGGATGCCGCCGAGCGCCTGAGCGACACCGAGTGCTACAACCTGATCTTCGCCCCGGGCTTCTCGACCAAGACCGAGATCTCGGACGTGTCCGGGCGTGGCGTCGGCATGGACGTGGTGAAGACCAAGATTGCCCAGCTCAACGGCTCGATCAATATCTACTCGACCAAGGGCCTGGGCTCGAAGATCGTCATCAAGGTCCCGCTGACCCTGGCGATCATGCCGACCCTGATGGTGATGCTGGGCAACCAGGCGTTCGCCTTCCCGCTGGTCAACGTCAACGAGATCTTCCACCTGGACCTGTCGCGCACCAACGTGGTCGACGGCCAGGAGGTGGTGATCGTGCGCGACAAAGCCTTGCCGCTGTTCTACCTCAAGCGCTGGCTGGTCAGTTCCGCCGCTCATGAAGAGCAACGCGAAGGGCACGTGGTGATCCTTTCGGTAGGCACCCAGCGGATCGGCTTCGTCGTCGATCAGTTGGTGGGCCAGGAAGAAGTGGTCATCAAACCGCTGGGCAAGATGCTCCAGGGCACTCCCGGCATGTCGGGCGCCACCATTACCGGTGACGGGCGCATTGCGCTGATCCTCGATGTGCCAAGCATGCTCAAGCGTTACGCCGCCCGGCGTATTTGA